One segment of Castanea sativa cultivar Marrone di Chiusa Pesio chromosome 3, ASM4071231v1 DNA contains the following:
- the LOC142627322 gene encoding putative beta-1,4-xylosyltransferase IRX10, which produces MRICIWVFLVLIVCGLVCGINADQTARTERISGSAGDVLDDDPTGRLKVYVYELPSKYNKKLLQKDPRCLNHMFAAEIYMHRFLLSSPVRTLNPEEADWFYTPIYITCDLTPTGLPLPFKSPRMMRSAIQLISSKWPYWNRTEGADHFFVVPHDFGACFHYQEEKAIERGILPLLQRATLVQTFGQRNHVCLNEGSITIPPYAPPQKMQAHLIPLETPRSIFVYFRGLFYDVNNDPEGGYYARGARAAVWENFKDNALFDISTDHPTTYYEDMQRAIFCLCPLGWAPWSPRLVEAVVFGCIPIIIADDIVLPFADAIPWEEIGVFVAEEDVPNLDTILTSIPPEVILRKQRLLANPSMKSAMMFPQPTQPGDAFHQILNGLARKLPHKKNIYLKSGEKLLNWTAGPVGDLKPW; this is translated from the exons ATGAGGATTTGCATATGGGTTTTTCTTGTCCTTATCGTTTGTGGTCTTGTTTGTGGGATTAATGCTGACCAGACTGCGCGTACCGAGCGAATTTCAG GAAGTGCTGGTGACGTCTTGGATGATGATCCAACAGGAAGGTTGAAAGTTTATGTATATGAGCttccaagcaaatacaacaAGAAGCTTCTTCAGAAGGACCCAAGATGTCTGAATCATATGTTTGCCGCTGAGATCTATATGCATAGGTTCCTCTTATCCAGTCCTGTTCGAACCCTCAACCCTGAAGAAGCGGATTGGTTTTATACCCCGATATACATCACTTGTGACCTTACACCAACTGGCTTGCCATTGCCCTTCAAGTCTCCACGGATGATGAGAAGTGCAATACAGCTCATCTCTTCTAAGTGGCCTTATTGGAATCGTACAGAAGGGGCTGATCACTTCTTTGTTGTGCCCCATGACTTTGGAGCCTGCTTTCATTATCAG GAAGAGAAAGCTATTGAACGGGGCATTCTTCCATTACTCCAGCGTGCTACATTGGTTCAGACTTTTGGACAACGGAATCACGTGTGCCTAAATGAGGGTTCAATCACTATTCCTCCATACGCTCCCCCTCAGAAAATGCAAGCACACTTGATTCCCCTAGAGACCCCACGGTCCATCTTTGTCTACTTCCGTGGCTTGTTCTATGATGTTAACAATGACCCCGAAGGTGGTTATTATGCTAG AGGTGCAAGGGCAGCAGTTTGGGAGAATTTTAAAGACAATGCACTTTTTGACATCTCAACTGACCATCCAACCACCTATTATGAAGACATGCAAAGAGCTATATTTTGTTTGTGCCCTCTGGGATGGGCTCCATGGAGTCCTAGACTTGTTGAAGCAGTGGTATTTGGTTGTATTCCTATTATTATAGCGGACGATATTGTTTTACCCTTCGCTGATGCGATCCCATGGGAAGAAATTGGAGTGTTTGTGGCAGAAGAAGATGTCCCTAACCTGGATACAATTCTTACATCTATACCACCAGAAGTGATTCTAAGGAAACAGAGATTGCTTGCAAATCCTTCAATGAAATCGGCAATGATGTTCCCACAACCTACACAACCTGGAGACGCTTTCCATCAGATACTGAATGGACTGGCTCGCAAGTTGCCACATAAAAAGAACATCTACTTAAAGTCTGGTGAAAAGCTTTTGAATTGGACTGCTGGACCTGTAGGGGACTTGAAACCTTGGTAA
- the LOC142628880 gene encoding uncharacterized protein LOC142628880 → MDKSWMLMAKTPDGRLSRPYIEWVNTFINFARSVVDLSGNIPCPCIHCVNCYRQSLQIVRIHLLHRGIMQSYVNWYNHGEPRVLNENIYDNEISDGDHMDSIDALVGDRIRGELRNATEDEEVRHFDKLEEDAKRELYPGCTDYSILKFVIEILNVKVMTNLSNKGLDMMLELLTKVLPKDNLVPRSTYEAKKILRDLGMSYEHIDACKNDCALFWKENENLDKCPVCETPRYKDTRAQGKKIPYKVLRYFPLTPRLRRLYMLGQRAKDMRWYIDKRVDDGIMRHPADSEKWKEFDLQHPDFALEPRNVRLGLAIDGFNPFGNMNNNYSMWPVILIPYNLPPWLIMKEPYFMLSLLIPGPYQPGNEIDTYLKPLVDELKELWEEGVETYDAYSKEHFQMRATLLWTIHDYPGFGNVSGWRTKGYHSCYTCNDEPYSEALESKIGFINH, encoded by the coding sequence atggataaaagttggatgcTAATGGCTAAGACACCTGATGGTAGATTAAGTCGTCCATATATtgaatgggtcaatacatttattaattttgcaagATCGGTTGTGGACTTGAGTGGTAATATTCCGTGCCCATGTATTCACTGTGTGAATTGCTATCGACAATCTCTTCAAATTGTGCGTATCCATTTGCTTCATCGTGGGATTATGCAATCTTACGTTAATTGGTATAATCATGGAGAACCTCGTGTATTAAACGAGAACATTTATGATAATGAAATATCGGATGGTGATCATATGGATAGTATCGATGCCCTGGTAGGTGACCGAATTAGAGGAGAACTAAGAAATGCAACCGAAGATGAGGAGGTGCGTCATTTTGacaaacttgaggaagatgcaaAGCGTGAGTTGTATCCGGGTTGCACTGATTATAGTATCTTGAAGTTTGTTATAGAGATATTGAATGTAAAGGTAATGACCAACTTGAGTAATAAGGGACTTGATATGATGCTAGAATTGCTAACAAAGGTTTTACCAAAAGATAACTTGGTTCCAAGGTCAACTTATGAAGCAAAGAAGATATTACGTGACTTGGGCATGTCATATGAGCATATAGATGCATGCAAAAATGATTGTGCAttattttggaaggaaaatgaaaatcttGATAAATGTCCGGTGTGTGAGACGCCTAGGTACAAGGATACACGTGCCCAAGGTAAAAAGATTCCTTATAAGGTATTGCGTTACTTCCCGTTGACAccgagattgaggagattgtaCATGTTAGGCCAAAGAGCTAAGGATATGAGATGGTATATAGACAAACGAGTGGATGATGGGATAATGAGGCATCCAGCTGATAGTGAGAAGTGGAAGGAGTTTGATTTACAACATCCTGATTTTGCCCTCGAACCTCGTAATGTAAGGTTGGGGTTGGCTATTGATGGATTTAACCCTTTTGGGAATATGAACAACAACTATAGTATGTGGCCTGTCATACTTATCCCGTATAACCTACCGCCTTGGCTGATTATGAAAGAGCCATATTTTATGTTGTCCTTGCTTATTCCTGGTCCCTATCAACCAGGAAATGAGATTGATACTTACTTGAAACCATTGGTTGACGAGTTGAAGGAGTTGTGGGAAGAAGGTGTAGAAACTTATGATGCTTATAGTAAAGAGCATTTTCAGATGCGTGCAACTTTGTTGTGGACAATACATGACTATCCTGGATTTGGTAACGTGTCTGGGTGGAGGACAAAGGGTTATCATTCTTGTTACACTTGCAACGATGAACCATATTCAGAAGctttggaaagtaaaattggaTTCATTAATCATTGA